Proteins encoded by one window of Anguilla rostrata isolate EN2019 chromosome 9, ASM1855537v3, whole genome shotgun sequence:
- the cldn2 gene encoding claudin-2 encodes MASAALELMGFFLGLLGMVGTLVATVLPYWRTSAFIGSNIVTAVTNTKGLWMECVYQSTGTFQCETYSSMLALSADLQASRAMMVVSGVLSVLGCAAATLGMQCTLCLDGAAAKAKVAGAGGCLFLAAGLFCLIPVSWTTHEVVQTFYQPNLPASYKHELGECLFVGLASALMSMLGGGVLCASCCEAQDGRRGGVRRHGGGYPYPERAASFPRPPPHPMTYRNPTLQTGVSGATKSQTQNLSHVSTSSQSSDRIQPSKKSPRHTAAAGYDVTGYV; translated from the coding sequence ATGGCCTCGGCAGCTCTGGAGCTGATGGGCTTCTTCCTGGGCCTCCTTGGTATGGTGGGCACACTGGTGGCCACCGTCCTGCCGTACTGGAGGACCTCGGCCTTTATCGGCTCCAACATCGTGACGGCGGTGACCAACACGAAGGGCCTGTGGATGGAGTGTGTGTACCAGAGCACCGGGACCTTCCAGTGCGAGACCTACAGCTCCATGCTGGCGCTGTCGGCAGACCTGCAGGCGTCCCGTGCCATGATGGTGGTGTCGGGCGTGCTGTCGGTGCTGGGCTGCGCCGCCGCCACCCTGGGCATGCAGTGCACCCTGTGCCTGGACGGCGCTGCGGCCAAGGCCAAGGTGGCGGGCGCCGGGGGCTGCCTCTTCCTGGCGGCCGGCCTCTTCTGCTTGATCCCCGTCTCCTGGACCACCCACGAGGTGGTGCAGACCTTCTACCAGCCCAACCTGCCCGCCAGCTACAAGCACGAGCTGGGGGAGTGCCTGTTCGTGGGCCTGGCCTCCGCCCTCATGTCCAtgctgggcgggggggtgctgtgCGCCTCCTGCTGCGAGGCCCAGGacgggcggagggggggcgtCAGGAGGCACGGCGGGGGGTACCCGTACCCCGAGCGCGCCGCCTCGTTCCCCAggccgcccccccaccccatgacCTACCGCAACCCCACCCTGCAGACGGGGGTCAGCGGCGCCACCAAGAGCCAGACGCAGAACCTGAGCCACGTCAGCACCAGCAGCCAATCCAGCGACCGCATCCAGCCGTCCAAGAAATCGCCTCGCCACACCGCCGCAGCCGGCTATGATGTCACAGGCTACGTCTGA
- the ripply1 gene encoding protein ripply1 has translation MESTILATKPASLDAIRRSSSNKMGVHRRAHDSPAVLWRPWLVTSEDAQSGCRRSKLACPYSRFTAAGSSGADGKPQSFQHPVRLFWPKSKSYDYLYSDGEALLRNFPVQATISFYDESDSEEEDEEEWEEEESDSESCPKSPSHFTCWN, from the exons ATGGAATCCACAATTCTCGCCACCAAACCGGCGTCCTTAGACGCAATTCGTCGTTCGTCCTCGAACAAGATGGGTGTTCATCGGCGAGCCCACGACAG TCCTGCTGTCCTTTGGAGACCCTGGCTCGTGACCAGCGAGGATGCGCAAAGCGGGTGTCGTAGGAGCAAATTAGCATGT ccctACTCCAGGTTCACCGCCGCGGGGAGCAGCGGGGCGGATGGGAAGCCGCAGTCCTTCCAGCATCCCGTCAG GCTCTTCTGGCCCAAATCCAAGTCTTACGATTACCTCTATAGCGACGGAGAGGCCTTGCTCAGGAACTTCCCAGTTCAGGCCACCATCAGTTTCTACGACGAGTCcgacagtgaggaagaggatgaggaagagtgggaggaggaggaaagcgACTCTGAGAGCTGCCCGAAATCACCGTCACATTTCACCTGCTGGAACTGA
- the LOC135262613 gene encoding transmembrane gamma-carboxyglutamic acid protein 3 — protein MAQAFLNQKDAHSLLKRFPRANGFLEELRQDNIERECHEESCSFEEAKEVFENKEKTMEFWKLYTVSGHTESRSERTDTVYMVVPLLGVALLIIIALFLIWRCQLQKATRRRPAYSQNRYLASRSSRSLPRILVHRDSPSHCETPHAEPALRPGGAGGPAGGGGGGPSASALPDPHPHPPNSRALYVQDSSISVASRLSGATPPPSYEEVTGHLESSSDETSAPYSDPPPKYEEIVKQK, from the exons ATGGCGCAGG CATTCCTAAATCAGAAGGATGCTCACTCTCTCCTCAAACGGTTTCCAAGAGCCAACGGAttcctggaggagctgaggcAGGACAACATTGAGCGGGAGTGCCATGAGGAAAGCTGCAGCTTTGAAGAGGCCAAGGAGGTGTTCGAGAACAAGGAGAAAACG ATGGAGTTCTGGAAGCTGTACACGGTGAGCGGGCACACAGAGTCACGCTCGGAGCGCACGGACACCGTCTACATGGTGGTGCCCCTGCTGGGCGTCgccctcctcatcatcatcgcGCTCTTCCTCATCTGGAGGTGCCAGCTGCAGAAGGCCACCCGGCGGCGGCCTGCGTACAGTCAGAACCGCTACCTGGCCAGCCGCAGCTCCCGCAGCCTCCCCCGAATCCTGGTGCACCGggacagcccctcccactgcgaAACCCCGCACGCCGAGCCCGCCCTGCGgccggggggggccggggggccggccggcgggggaggaggaggaccgtCGGCGTCCGCCCTgccagacccccacccccaccccccaaacagcCGCGCCCTCTACGTGCAGGACTCCTCCATCTCGGTGGCATCCCGCCTGTCAGgggccaccccgcccccctcctacGAGGAGGTGACGGGACACCTGGAGAGCAGCAGCGACGAGACCTCGGCACCCTACAGCGACCCCCCGCCCAAGTACGAGGAGATCGTCAAGCAAAAGTGA
- the LOC135262611 gene encoding mitochondrial fission factor-like isoform X1 gives MMDIFLRVWQRRRIPSFVRRHRSGRTRVSFWKVLVKMAFPVFPGEGLPVHGRDQGFTEDISQQMRVPDRLRVGSGPAGEEARGSNDEPHPAYSMHVPDRLSLIEAPDMSPRPMFSTPAKHSSQTHTGVRWDSPHAYIRDSLQSPLRRSYSDHAFGRSPPATPTLSKQVLHAPPLKSGGRPPQRSDPPPAPPGPPALQPSLLSPKSMLQAARTLGQQASHHLLQTVTQKYSSRFGSPGLHPPLAAEAPPHMEPSRRSAVELWLSPEEEGGGDVEIMVLRRQVLKMSRRLAALERQNLEHRQAELLLFSLLASACLLNGWLWLRR, from the exons ATGATGGATATTTTTCTGCGTGTATGGCAACGGCGAAGGATTCCTAGTTTTGTTCGACGTCACCGGAGTGGTCGGACTCGAGTTAGCTTTTGGAAG GTTCTGGTGAAAATGGCCTTCCCAGTGTTCCCGGGTGAAGGGTTACCGGTTCACGGGCGTGATCAAGGCTTCACGGAGGACATCAGCCAGCAGATGCGTGTTCCTGACCGGCTCAGAGTTGGATCGGGGCCGGCGGGTGAAGAAGCGCGCGGGAGCAATGATGAACCACATCCTGCATACAGTATGCACGTCCCCGACAGGCTGTCGCTGATAG AAGCTCCCGATATGAGCCCTCGGCCCATGTTTTCCACTCCTGCCAAACACAGCTCCCAAACGCACACGGGGGTGCGGTGGGACAGTCCGCATGCCTACATTAGAGACTCCCTCCAG AGTCCTCTCCGTaggtcttacagtgaccacgcTTTTGGCAGGAGCCCGCCTGCGACCCCCACCCTGTCCAAGCAGGTGCTGCACGCTCCCCCTCT CAAGAGTGGGGGACGCCCCCCCCAGCGCAGTgacccccctcctgcccccccaggACCGCCAGCCCTCCAGCCCAGCCTGCTGTCCCCAAAGAGCATGCTCCAGGCAGCCAGAACTCTGGGGCAGCAGGCTTCCCACCACCTCCTGCAGACTGTCACTCAAAAGTACAGCTCCAG GTTCGGCAGTCCTGGGCTGCACCCCCCTCTCGCAGCTGAGGCCCCCCCGCACATGGAGCCGAGCAGGAGAAG TGCTGTGGAGTTGTGGCTGAGtccagaggaggagggtggaggagatgTTGAAATTATGGTGCTGCGGAGACAG GTGCTGAAGATGAGTCGACGGTTGGCTGCTCTGGAGCGGCAGAACCTGGAGCACCGGCAGGCGGAGCTGCTGCTCTTCTCCCTGCTGGCGTCTGCGTGCCTGCTCAACGGCTGGCTGTGGCTGCGCAGATAG
- the LOC135262611 gene encoding mitochondrial fission factor-like isoform X2 has protein sequence MAFPVFPGEGLPVHGRDQGFTEDISQQMRVPDRLRVGSGPAGEEARGSNDEPHPAYSMHVPDRLSLIEAPDMSPRPMFSTPAKHSSQTHTGVRWDSPHAYIRDSLQSPLRRSYSDHAFGRSPPATPTLSKQVLHAPPLKSGGRPPQRSDPPPAPPGPPALQPSLLSPKSMLQAARTLGQQASHHLLQTVTQKYSSRFGSPGLHPPLAAEAPPHMEPSRRSAVELWLSPEEEGGGDVEIMVLRRQVLKMSRRLAALERQNLEHRQAELLLFSLLASACLLNGWLWLRR, from the exons ATGGCCTTCCCAGTGTTCCCGGGTGAAGGGTTACCGGTTCACGGGCGTGATCAAGGCTTCACGGAGGACATCAGCCAGCAGATGCGTGTTCCTGACCGGCTCAGAGTTGGATCGGGGCCGGCGGGTGAAGAAGCGCGCGGGAGCAATGATGAACCACATCCTGCATACAGTATGCACGTCCCCGACAGGCTGTCGCTGATAG AAGCTCCCGATATGAGCCCTCGGCCCATGTTTTCCACTCCTGCCAAACACAGCTCCCAAACGCACACGGGGGTGCGGTGGGACAGTCCGCATGCCTACATTAGAGACTCCCTCCAG AGTCCTCTCCGTaggtcttacagtgaccacgcTTTTGGCAGGAGCCCGCCTGCGACCCCCACCCTGTCCAAGCAGGTGCTGCACGCTCCCCCTCT CAAGAGTGGGGGACGCCCCCCCCAGCGCAGTgacccccctcctgcccccccaggACCGCCAGCCCTCCAGCCCAGCCTGCTGTCCCCAAAGAGCATGCTCCAGGCAGCCAGAACTCTGGGGCAGCAGGCTTCCCACCACCTCCTGCAGACTGTCACTCAAAAGTACAGCTCCAG GTTCGGCAGTCCTGGGCTGCACCCCCCTCTCGCAGCTGAGGCCCCCCCGCACATGGAGCCGAGCAGGAGAAG TGCTGTGGAGTTGTGGCTGAGtccagaggaggagggtggaggagatgTTGAAATTATGGTGCTGCGGAGACAG GTGCTGAAGATGAGTCGACGGTTGGCTGCTCTGGAGCGGCAGAACCTGGAGCACCGGCAGGCGGAGCTGCTGCTCTTCTCCCTGCTGGCGTCTGCGTGCCTGCTCAACGGCTGGCTGTGGCTGCGCAGATAG